A region from the Metarhizium brunneum chromosome 7, complete sequence genome encodes:
- the DNM1 gene encoding Dynamin-related protein DNM1 codes for MAALGEDLLTTVNKLQDLVFNTIGSDSLDLPQIVVVGSQSAGKSSVLENIVGRDFLPRGSGIVTRRPLILQLINVPEDDSAPDPTLDPYRSPAAARRSEWAEFHHIPNRRFNDFSDVKREIENETTRVAGSNKGINRQPINLKIYSPHVLNLTLVDLPGLTKVPIGDQPTDIEKQTRNLISEYIAKPNSLILAVSPANVDIVNSEALKLARHVDALGRRTIGVLTKLDLMDHGTNALDILSGRVYPLKLGFIGVVNRSQQDIQGNKPMEEALQAEMDFFKHHPAYRNISNRCGTQFLAKTLNSTLMSHIRERLPDIKARLNTLMGQTQQELASYGDMAFSGKEHRGSLILQQMTRFATSFISSIDGTSTEISTKELCGGARIYYIFNSVFGSSLESIDPTSNLTALDIRTAIRNSTGPRPSLFVPEMAFDLLVKPQIKLLEIPSQRCVELVYEELIKICHTCGSTELSRYPRLQAKLIETVSDLLRERLGPASSYVESLISIQRAYINTNHPNFLGAAAAMSNVVSAKQERERKRLIQEERERREKRRLKELGTNGEPTEDGEDGSVTEKGENGRKQNSKSGRSLSPAVHENAHGSLAAAVNGIRPNSPSRVNGQGLGARDTFLNYFFGKDGATLQSALPGSHANSGRHISQSSEPSISQSIRREERVALRPAPSHSQVDEYDPTGRSYGLASHLGESNEPAMTDREVMETELIRALISSYFNIVRESIADQVPKAIMHLLVNHSKDVVQNRLVSELYKESLFEELLYEDDGVKKEREKCEKLLQTYREAAKIIGEVL; via the exons atggctgcccTGGGCGAGGACTTGCTCACCACCGTCAACAAGCTGCAAGATTTGGTCTTCAACACCATCGGCAGCGACTCCCTTGACCTCCCACAGATT GTTGTGGTCGGCTCACAGTCGGCTGGTAAATCGTCGGTTCTAGAAAACATCGTCGGCCGGGACTTCCTGCCCAGAGGAAGCGGCATCGTCACCCGCCGGCCCCTGATCCTGCAGCTCATCAACGTCCCCGAGGACGACAGCGCCCCCGATCCAACGCTCGACCCGTACCGATCACCAGCCGCCGCCCGGCGATCCGAGTGGGCCGAGTTCCATCATATCCCTAACCGACGTTTCAATGACTTTTCCGATGTCAAGCGAGAGATTGAGAATGAAACCACACGAGTCGCCGGTAGCAATAAGGGCATCAACAGGCAGCCCATCAACCTCAAAATCTACTCTCCCCATGTTCTTAACCTGACCCTGGTTGATTTGCCAGGTCTGACAAAG GTGCCTATTGGTGATCAGCCCACCGATATCGAGAAACAAACGAGAAACCTGATTTCCGAGTATATCGCCAAGCCCAACAGTCTTATTTTGGCTGTGTCGCCGGCCAATGTCGACATTGTTAACTCGGAGGCGTTGAAGCTCGCCCGACATGTGGATGCCCTTGGCAGAAGGACCATCGGTGTACTGACCAAACTGGACCTGATGGACCATGGTACGAACGCGCTCGATATCCTTTCTGGCCGTGTCTACCCCCTGAAGCTTGGATTCATTGGTGTTGTCAACCGGTCGCAGCAGGATATTCAAGGCAACAAACCCATGGAGGAGGCTCTTCAGGCAGAGATGGACTTCTTCAAGCACCATCCGGCCTATCGCAACATCTCCAACCGATGCGGTACGCAATTCTTGGCCAAGACCCTCAACTCCACACTTATGTCGCATATTCGAGAGCGGTTGCCAGATATCAAGGCTCGTCTGAATACGCTTATGGGCCAGACTCAGCAAGAGCTGGCTAGCTACGGTGACATGGCCTTTAGTGGCAAGGAGCACCGTGGCTCGCTCATCCTGCAACAAATGACTCGCTTTGCAACCTCTTTCATTTCTTCCATAGATGGCACTTCAACGGAAATTTCTACTAAGGAGTTGTGCGGTGGTGCCCGAATTTACTACATCTTTAACTCTGTCTTTGGCAGCTCGCTTGAATCCATCGATCCTACTTCTAATCTTACTGCCCTGGATATCCGCACCGCCATCCGGAACTCGACCGGTCCTCGACCCAGCTTGTTCGTTCCCGAGATGGCTTTCGATCTGCTGGTTAAGCCCCAGATCAAACTCTTGGAAATCCCCAGTCAACGCTGTGTCGAGCTTGTATATGAGGAGTTGATCAAGATCTGCCACACCTGTGGATCTACTGAACTCTCGCGATATCCTAGATTGCAAGCCAAGTTAATCGAAACGGTATCCGACTTGCTCCGGGAGAGACTTGGCCCCGCCTCTTCCTACGTTGAATCTCTCATCTCCATTCAGCGGGCGTATATTAATACCAACCATCCCAACTTCCTTGGTGCCGCCGCAGCCATGAGCAATGTTGTCAGCGCAAAACAAGAACGTGAACGAAAACGTTTGATCCAGGAAGAGCGAGAGCGTCGGGAAAAGCGCCGGCTCAAGGAGCTCGGCACCAATGGAGAGCCAACAGAGGATGGGGAAGATGGCAGTGTCACAGAGAAGGGCGAGAATGGCCGCAAGCAGAACTCCAAATCTGGCCGGAGCCTGTCACCCGCTGTTCATGAGAATGCTCATGGAAGCCTTGCCGCTGCTGTCAATGGCATTCGGCCTAACTCTCCTTCACGGGTTAACGGTCAAGGCTTGGGTGCCAGGGATACTTTTTTGAACTATTTCTTTGGCAAGGATGGCGCTACTCTGCAGAGTGCCCTGCCTGGCAGCCATGCAAACTCTGGCAGGCACATCAGCCAGTCTTCTGAGCCAAGCATATCTCAGTCTATTCGCCGAGAAGAGAGGGTTGCACTACGACCTGCCCCCTCCCACTCTCAAGTTGACGAGTATGATCCCACTGGACGAAGCTACGGCCTTGCGTCACATCTT GGTGAATCTAACGAGCCCGCCATGACCGATCGTGAGGTTATGGAAACTGAGCTCATCCGAGCTCTCATCTCTTCCTACTTCAACATTGTCCGAGAATCTATTGCCGATCAAGTGCCTAAAGCTATCATGCATCTCCTGGTCAACCACTCCAAAGATGTTGTTCAGAATCGCCTTGTCAGCGAGCTATATAAGGAGAGTTTGTTCGAGGAGCTCCTGTACGAGGACGATGGTGTGAAGAAGGAGCGCGAGAAGTGCGAGAAGCTCCTCCAAACATACAGGGAAGCCGCCAAGATTATTGGTGAAGTTTTATAA
- the COX19 gene encoding Cytochrome c oxidase assembly protein COX19, which yields MSTFGSPGSLPSTRPKPPQRGSFPLDHDGECREVMTNYLACMKKVRGVNEDECRNLAKAYLSCRMDRNLMAKDEFKNLGFAEPSKPDQTKTQPEPEKGVKGELRW from the exons ATGAGTACATTTGGCAGTCCAGGAAGtctgccgtcgacgaggcccaaGCC TCCGCAGCGAGGGAGTTTCCCTTTGGACCACGATG GCGAATGCAGGGAAGTAATGACCAACTACTTGGCTTGTATGAAAAAAGTGAGGGGTGTCAATGAGGACGAATGCCGAAATCTTGCCAAGGCATACCTGTCTTGCAGAATGGACCG AAACttgatggccaaggacgaaTTCAAAAACTTGGGTTTTGCGGAACCGTCAAAACCGGACCAGACAAAAACACAACCAGAGCCTGAAAAAGGCGTCAAGGGCGAGCTGAGATGGTAG
- the SMT3 gene encoding Ubiquitin-like protein SMT3 — MSNEEGHTSPERNEAPAGSEHLNLKVTDNNNEVFFKIKRSTKLEKLMNAFCERQGKSPSSVRFLFEGSRCQPTDTPDTLEMQDGDTLEVHQEQVGGSI, encoded by the exons ATGTCCAACGAAGAAGGCCACACGTCACCAGAGCGAAACGAGGCGCCCGCCGGCTCAGAACACCTGAATCTTAAGGTCACTGACAATAACAACGAGGTGTTCTTCAAGATTAAACGCAGTACTAAGCTTGAGAAACTCATGAACGCCTTTTGTGAGCGCCAGGGCAAGAGCCCCTCTTCTGTGAGATTCTTGTTTGAAGGCTCGCGGTGCCAGCCTACTGACACGCCTGATACT CTTGAAATGCAAGACGGCGATACCCTCGAAGTCCATCAAGAGCAAGTGGGCGGCTCGATTTAA
- the NUP84 gene encoding Nucleoporin NUP84, protein MDPGKRQQQQQTGVVNPGPEVEDFANALDACLMPGLSVQEKKSRVLDLPRKYHENAIRRLAQKRPKSARGGSEDMDMDVDERLSNGGKMENSDDVKQLEKEVETWDLFRRLLPLRYSDSNDESMRFSPLSAAKPAQRDYVSDYLTTDGIALERRAVLQWLQTNSASGPDIDDLARKLQQDADRGDIIAHGWLHTRSKIKLRKSMTAWPHLLDRQSPNVTASHLNADGAPLVTHLDPDASTRQRRKLEPQDEFFERAIWLGCFKHLRRGSNLKDIREWCQERTELWRAVSMSAMPLSVDDNQSPASNIDPSALALWRRMCFALARQGGSSDDERAVYGVLSGDILSVEKVAKTWDDYLFANYNALLRSQIDAHMLSQCPSDVASNMTQSFPSFDAVQFHGNQEGIEKRLVNSIESRPDMEAQAREPNKALQASFIAKELERHLFEQGQMLTRRANEFEKSRLVRRGLAAADGVIEGKYFDFSQHSGLRIVAHVFVLIALLKRFEGHRHSWMEPGFPPDKRFIQENILASYTDYLRRCKLQELIPLYCSVLDSPRSYEVLAWNVIEEPDASNRITQLKLIKRAGIDVLAFVERQATLLFDELDHDATSFAAEKLFNILGDGPATARHGRPIKPDFFGEEEDKVDIKDVHVIRSLEWLLTVSETWPQVFSIGTRVYKFFLRSCRLNAARRLMQKVSYSEVMRGMTDQDEGDVAMYDDINFWVQQLQLSGIENVRPEQVMADARNYRELEALVKALDSLETMASLVVISRDADASNREFWNGVGSTIDATKDNMQPLLHNWLLSGIEAGDNELKRLRQAYLPETILAYVSALHFAGTGLTRDHLLECMELASVIAERNSDLADTFVSAGRMTELVEAFTACSKALAIATGDSKRPVGSASKELRYMGWSRDLWSIRN, encoded by the exons ATGGACCCGGGCAAGagacaacagcaacagcagacGGGCGTTGTAAACCCTGGGCCAGAGGTCGAAGATTTTGCTAACGCTTTGGATGCTTGTTTAATGCCAGGCCTCAGCGTGCAAGAGAAAAAGTCTCGTGTTTTGGACCTCCCACGCAAGTACCACGAGAATGCGATCCGCCGGTTAGCACAGAAGCGGCCCAAGAGTGCACGAGGTGGCAgcgaggacatggacatggacgtggaTGAGCGATTGAGCAATGGAGGCAAAATGGAGAACTCGGACGATGTAAAACAGCTGGAAAAGGAGGTTGAAACGTGGGACCTCTTtcggcggcttcttcctttGCGATATTCGGATTCCAATGATGAGTCGATGCGATTTTCTCCTCTTTCGGCCGCGAAACCGGCACAGCGAGACTACGTGAGCGACTACCTCACGACTGACGGCATTGCCTTGGAGCGCCGTGCTGTTCTTCAATGGCTGCAAACCAATTCTGCCTCTGGGCCAGACATCGACGACCTAGCCCGAAAACTTCAGCAAGATGCGGATAGAGGGGACATAATTGCCCACGGCTGGCTTCACACACGATCTAAAATAAAGCTCAGGAAGAGCATGACAGCATGGCCACATTTGTTAGATCGTCAGTCGCCCAACGTGACAGCATCCCATCTTAACGCGGACGGCGCACCGCTAGTTACACACCTCGACCCTGATGCCTCCACCCGACAGCGCCGCAAGCTAGAACCTCAAGATGAATTCTTTGAGCGCGCTATATGGCTTGGGTGCTTCAAGCATTTGCGACGAGGTAGCAACCTGAAAGATATACGTGAGTGGTGCCAAGAGCGGACGGAGTTGTGGAGGGCAGTCTCAATGTCCGCCATGCCACTGTCTGTTGACGACAACCAGAGTCCCGCATCGAATATTGACCCGTCAGCCTTGGCACTATGGCGAAGAATGTGCTTTGCATTGGCAAGACAAGGAGGCTCCTCTGATGACGAGCGGGCtgtgtacggagtgctgTCAGGAGACATCTTGAGTGTGGAAAAGGTAGCAAAGACGTGGGACGATTACCTTTTTGCCAACTATAACGCCCTTCTTCGATCACAAATCGACGCACACATGCTATCTCAGTGCCCATCTGATGTAGCCTCAAACATGACGCAATCGTTCCCATCATTTGATGCAGTACAGTTCCACGGTAACCAGGAGGGCATTGAAAAACGACTCGTCAACTCTATTGAATcaagaccagacatggaggcgCAAGCTAGAGAGCCCAACAAGGCCCTCCAGGCGTCATTCATTGCGAAGGAATTAGAACGTCATCTCTTTGAACAAGGACAGATGCTGACCCGACGAGCGAATGAGTTTGAAAAATCTCGTCTTGTTCGCAGGGGTCTTGCAGCCGCTGATGGTGTTATAGAGGGGAAGTATTTCGATTTTTCACAGCACAGCGGATTACGAATTGTCGCTCACGTATTCGTCCTCATCGCCCTATTAAAACGGTTCGAAGGCCATCGCCACAGTTGGATGGAGCCTGGGTTCCCCCCAGACAAACGATTCATCCAGGAGAATATTCTTGCTAGTTACACAGACTACCTAAGACGATGCAAGCTCCAGGAGCTAATTCCACTCTACTGCTCGGTCTTGGACAGCCCTCGATCTTACGAAGTTCTTGCTTGGAATGTCATTGAAGAACCCGACGCAAGCAATCGCATAACGCAACTCAAACTCATCAAGCGCGCTGGAATAGACGTATTGGCGTTCGTGGAGAGGCAGGCGACCCTATTATTTGACGAGCTGGATCACGATGCAACCTCGTTTGCTGCCGAAAAATTGTTTAACATTTTAGGTGATGGCCCAGCAACTGCTCGACATGGCAGGCCCATCAAACCCGACTTCtttggggaggaggaggacaaggTTGACATCAAAGATGTTCATGTCATCCGATCTCTAGAGTGGCTTCTGACGGTCAGCGAAACCTGGCCCCAGGTATTTTCTATTGGCACAAGAGTGTACAAATTCTTCCTTA GGAGCTGCCGGCTTAACGCAGCGCGAAGACTGATGCAGAAGGTTTCTTATAGCGAAGTTATGCGAGGCATGACGGATCAGGACGAGGGGGATGTCGCCATGTATGACGATATCAACTTCTGGGTTCAACAGCTGCAGCTGAGTGGTATCGAAAATGTACGGCCAGAGCAGGTGATGGCTGACGCGCGGAACTACCGAGAACTCGAGGCTCTTGTTAAGGCGCTCGACAGCCTCGAGACTATGGCATCGCTCGTTGTGATATCTAGGGA TGCTGATGCATCCAACCGGGAATTCTGGAACGGCGTGGGTTCGACAATTGACGCGACCAAGGACAACATGCAGCCCTTGTTGCACAACTGGCTCTTATCTGGCATTGAAG CCGGCGACAATGAGCTTAAAAGGCTCAGACAAGCATACCTACCGGAGACGATCCTGGCGTACGTCAGCGCGCTACACTTTGCGGGAACTGGTCTGACACGCGATCACCTCCTCGAATGTATGGAATTGGCTTCCGTCATTGCAGAACGGAACTCTGACCTAGCGGATACGTTTGTGAGTGCCGGGCGAATGACGGAACTCGTGGAGGCATTTACAGCGTGCAGCAAGGCACTAGCTATTGCAACGGGGGACAGCAAGAGGCCCGTGGGCTCGGCCAGCAAGGAGCTACGATATATGGGGTGGTCAAGAGATCTGTGGTCCATCAGAAACTAA